In Thermoanaerobaculales bacterium, one DNA window encodes the following:
- a CDS encoding DUF4177 domain-containing protein, with the protein MDAVRWEYRIINIRSENYRLDPNYCSQLNELGDDGWELVAITAINFKTGATDHIGMVFKRRQT; encoded by the coding sequence ATGGACGCGGTGCGCTGGGAGTACAGGATCATCAACATCCGCTCGGAGAACTACCGCCTCGACCCGAACTACTGCAGCCAGCTCAACGAGCTCGGCGACGACGGATGGGAGCTGGTGGCGATCACCGCCATCAACTTCAAGACCGGCGCCACCGACCACATCGGGATGGTCTTCAAGCGTCGGCAGACCTGA
- a CDS encoding enoyl-CoA hydratase/isomerase family protein produces the protein MPDRPIRHHEVHGIHRIILNDGANPLNLPLMAAVRDAVADLRGRGAPPLLLASSHPTVFCPGWDLKVLANADRGRVRANLEVFNGLILDVFSYPGPTAAAITGHAVGGGCLLALACDLRVMAIGRPRLGFAELNLGVPVPAGSLQMVRARCSPLAIAEALLRGEGCTAERAHELGLVHWVEPVEQVVVAVDRELARIASRPARPWMATKEMLLGDTWRAMRAGFAAEDELFLDCWFSAEAQPRIAARATRLSS, from the coding sequence ATGCCTGATCGCCCGATCCGCCACCACGAGGTCCACGGCATCCACCGCATCATCCTCAACGACGGGGCCAACCCGCTGAACCTGCCCCTGATGGCCGCGGTCCGCGACGCCGTCGCCGACCTGCGGGGGCGCGGCGCGCCGCCGCTGCTGCTGGCCTCGTCGCACCCGACGGTGTTCTGCCCGGGCTGGGACCTCAAGGTGCTGGCGAACGCCGATCGGGGGCGGGTGCGGGCCAACCTGGAGGTCTTCAACGGCCTCATCCTCGACGTCTTCTCCTACCCGGGGCCGACCGCCGCCGCGATCACCGGCCACGCCGTCGGCGGCGGCTGCCTGCTCGCGCTGGCCTGCGACCTGCGGGTCATGGCGATCGGGCGGCCGCGGCTGGGCTTCGCGGAGCTCAATCTGGGAGTGCCGGTGCCGGCGGGCAGCCTGCAGATGGTGCGGGCCCGCTGCAGCCCGTTGGCCATTGCCGAGGCGCTGCTGCGCGGGGAAGGCTGCACTGCCGAGCGGGCGCACGAGCTCGGGCTGGTGCACTGGGTGGAGCCGGTCGAGCAGGTGGTGGTGGCGGTCGACCGCGAGCTCGCCCGGATCGCGTCGCGGCCGGCGCGCCCCTGGATGGCCACCAAGGAGATGCTGCTGGGCGACACCTGGCGCGCCATGCGGGCGGGCTTTGCCGCCGAGGACGAGCTGTTCCTCGACTGCTGGTTCTCCGCCGAGGCGCAGCCGCGAATCGCCGCGCGGGCGACGCGGCTGAGCAGCTGA
- a CDS encoding 3',5'-cyclic-nucleotide phosphodiesterase, giving the protein MELRVLGSFGGESPACRMTSFLIGGTVAVDAGAITRALTIAEQRAIRHVIITHTHMDHTSSLPFLIENLFGSDGAPLSIYCTGSVLGAVRRHLFNNDTWPDFSRIPSHLYPSIRFQVIEPEVPFAISGVAGGDLEITPVPVSHVVPTTGLLLRQRRSSLLFTSDTGPTDRVWEVANSTADLSALVTECSFPNRLQTVADVSLHLTPQTLAAELAKLTRDVMVYLYHFKPPYVEELRAELESTPLTHRVTELVQDQTYTF; this is encoded by the coding sequence GTGGAGCTGCGGGTACTCGGGAGCTTCGGGGGCGAGAGTCCGGCCTGCCGGATGACATCCTTCCTGATCGGCGGCACGGTCGCCGTCGACGCCGGGGCAATCACCCGCGCCCTGACCATCGCCGAGCAGCGCGCGATCCGCCACGTCATCATCACCCACACCCACATGGACCACACCTCGTCGCTGCCGTTCTTAATCGAGAACCTGTTCGGCAGCGACGGCGCTCCGCTGTCGATCTACTGCACCGGCTCGGTGCTCGGCGCGGTCCGCCGGCACCTGTTCAACAACGACACCTGGCCCGACTTCTCGCGGATCCCGAGCCACCTCTACCCGTCGATCCGCTTCCAGGTGATCGAGCCCGAGGTCCCGTTCGCGATCAGCGGGGTGGCGGGCGGCGACCTCGAGATCACCCCGGTGCCAGTGAGTCACGTCGTGCCCACGACCGGCCTCCTGCTCCGCCAGCGCCGCTCGAGCCTGCTCTTCACCTCCGACACCGGCCCCACGGACCGGGTCTGGGAGGTGGCCAACTCGACCGCCGACCTGTCGGCGCTGGTCACCGAGTGCTCGTTCCCGAACCGGCTCCAGACCGTGGCCGACGTCAGCCTCCACCTGACGCCGCAGACCCTCGCCGCCGAGCTCGCCAAGCTGACCCGCGACGTCATGGTCTACCTGTACCACTTCAAGCCCCCATACGTGGAGGAGCTGCGGGCGGAGCTCGAGTCGACGCCGCTGACCCACCGGGTGACTGAGCTCGTCCAGGACCAGACCTACACCTTTTGA
- the trmFO gene encoding methylenetetrahydrofolate--tRNA-(uracil(54)-C(5))-methyltransferase (FADH(2)-oxidizing) TrmFO has translation MRDGQVTDPVVVVGGGLAGCEAAWQLAEAGVRVVVSEMRPATPTPVHRSGRLAELVCSNSLRGDSPANAVGLLKREMAALDSLIIRCARAAAVPAGSALAVDRERFSEAVTGAVTGHPRIAVERRELAELPDRPAVVATGPLTSPALHRALAALLGEDALAFYDAIAPIVAADSLDGSRLFRSSRYGKGGDHYLNAAMDRSRYEGFVAGLLAAEKVPFKPFEMEDIRFFEGCLPIEVMAERGVDTLRFGPMKPVGLTDPATGRRPYAVVQLRQDDLAAEHWNIVGFQTKLTPAEQGRVFRTIPGLEQARFVRFGMIHRNTFLNAPTHLDPLLRLRRRPSLRVAGQLTGVEGYVESAATGLMAARTLAAELAGGSPQPPPPETAMGGLVRHLTERSPGGFQPANISWGLIATPPELAVVRGRRERRERHAALAVERIRDWAVTLAACGA, from the coding sequence GTGAGAGACGGGCAGGTGACCGATCCGGTGGTGGTGGTGGGCGGTGGCCTCGCCGGGTGCGAGGCCGCATGGCAGCTGGCGGAGGCCGGCGTTCGCGTGGTGGTTTCCGAGATGCGGCCGGCGACCCCGACCCCGGTCCACCGCAGCGGCCGGCTCGCCGAGCTGGTGTGCTCGAACTCGCTGCGCGGCGACAGCCCGGCCAACGCGGTCGGCCTTCTCAAGCGGGAGATGGCGGCGCTCGACTCGCTGATCATCCGCTGCGCGCGGGCGGCGGCGGTGCCGGCCGGCAGCGCGCTGGCGGTCGATCGCGAGCGCTTCTCGGAGGCGGTGACCGGCGCGGTCACCGGCCACCCCAGGATCGCCGTCGAGCGGCGCGAGCTCGCGGAGCTGCCGGATCGGCCGGCGGTGGTGGCGACCGGGCCGCTGACGTCGCCCGCCCTGCACCGCGCCCTGGCGGCGCTGCTCGGCGAGGACGCGCTCGCCTTCTACGACGCGATCGCGCCGATCGTGGCCGCCGACTCGCTCGACGGCTCGCGGCTGTTCCGCAGCTCGCGTTACGGCAAGGGCGGCGACCACTACCTCAACGCGGCGATGGACCGCAGCCGCTACGAGGGCTTCGTGGCGGGCCTGCTGGCGGCCGAGAAGGTCCCCTTCAAGCCGTTCGAGATGGAGGACATCCGCTTCTTCGAAGGCTGCCTGCCGATCGAGGTGATGGCCGAGCGCGGCGTCGACACGCTGCGCTTCGGGCCGATGAAGCCGGTCGGGCTCACCGACCCGGCGACCGGCCGCCGTCCGTACGCGGTGGTCCAGCTGCGCCAGGACGACCTGGCGGCCGAGCACTGGAACATCGTCGGGTTCCAGACCAAGCTCACGCCGGCCGAGCAGGGGCGGGTGTTCCGGACCATTCCCGGGCTCGAGCAGGCGCGCTTCGTGCGCTTCGGCATGATCCACCGCAACACCTTCCTCAACGCCCCCACCCACCTCGATCCGCTGCTCCGGCTGCGCCGCCGCCCCAGCCTGCGAGTCGCCGGCCAGCTGACCGGTGTCGAGGGTTACGTGGAGTCGGCGGCCACCGGGCTGATGGCGGCGCGCACGCTGGCCGCCGAGCTCGCGGGCGGCAGCCCGCAGCCGCCGCCCCCGGAGACCGCGATGGGAGGCCTGGTCCGTCACCTGACCGAGCGCAGTCCCGGAGGCTTTCAGCCCGCCAACATCAGCTGGGGCCTGATCGCGACCCCGCCCGAGCTCGCCGTCGTGCGCGGCCGGCGCGAGCGCCGGGAACGCCACGCCGCGCTCGCGGTCGAGCGCATCCGCGACTGGGCCGTGACGCTGGCAGCGTGTGGGGCATAA
- a CDS encoding glycosyltransferase family 2 protein, which yields MTRLSVVIPAFNEAVRLPPTLREVAGYLAGVPGWLPAELIVVDDGSLDGTADAAGSLAAPAGIALTVVSHERNRGKGAAVRTGFLRSGGEEILLSDADLASPIDQLAVLASSGTRQSVRIGSRALDRSLISIRQPSYRDLMGRIFNLAVRALVLPGIHDTQCGFKLFPGQLGRSLARAQRIDGFAFDVELLFLARRWGAPIVEVPVRWRHVEASRVQPLLHSAEMLRDLLWLRLRAAAGRLGPRRPRSDPGGGHHD from the coding sequence ATGACCCGGCTCTCGGTCGTCATCCCGGCGTTCAACGAGGCGGTGCGCCTGCCGCCGACCCTGCGCGAGGTCGCGGGCTACCTGGCCGGGGTCCCGGGCTGGCTGCCGGCGGAGCTGATCGTGGTCGACGACGGCTCGCTCGACGGCACCGCGGACGCCGCCGGATCGCTCGCGGCGCCCGCCGGCATCGCCCTCACGGTCGTCAGCCATGAGCGCAACCGCGGCAAGGGAGCCGCGGTCCGCACCGGGTTCCTGCGCTCCGGCGGCGAGGAGATCCTGCTCTCGGACGCCGACCTCGCCTCACCCATCGATCAGCTGGCGGTGCTCGCCTCGAGCGGGACCCGGCAGTCCGTCCGGATCGGCTCGCGGGCCCTCGATCGCAGCCTGATCTCCATCCGCCAGCCGAGCTACCGCGACCTCATGGGGCGCATCTTCAACCTCGCGGTGCGGGCGCTCGTGCTGCCCGGCATCCACGACACCCAGTGTGGGTTCAAGCTCTTCCCGGGACAGCTCGGCCGGTCGCTGGCGCGCGCCCAGCGGATCGACGGATTCGCCTTCGACGTCGAGCTGCTGTTCCTCGCCCGGCGCTGGGGAGCGCCGATCGTCGAGGTGCCGGTGCGCTGGCGCCATGTCGAGGCGTCGCGGGTCCAGCCGCTGCTCCACTCCGCCGAGATGCTCCGCGACCTGCTGTGGCTGCGGCTGCGCGCCGCCGCCGGGCGGCTGGGGCCGCGCCGGCCGCGGTCGGACCCCGGGGGCGGGCACCATGACTGA
- a CDS encoding tyrosine recombinase XerC, translating into MTDGPPDPEWRLEPFLEHLEWERNLAPATLRAYRRETARLIDFACRELDARDPASLAPAAVRSYLAHLHQQRLSARSIERSLACLRTYFRFLASERVIPASPAESVPHVRAPRGAPEVVDRYAIEELLDSQPETPVGERDRAVLELLYGAGLRVGELVAIDLADLQIGQRMLRVRGKGRRERLVPFGRKAAEAVTRYLPHRARWRRSCRDGGDEPLLVNQRGGRLSDRSVRRILDAAVQRTAQLHHLHPHALRHAFATHLLEAGMDLRAIQELLGHGSLSTTQIYTNVDLAHLMSVYRKAHPRASGDAATGREAENGKD; encoded by the coding sequence ATGACTGACGGACCGCCCGACCCCGAGTGGCGGCTCGAGCCCTTCCTCGAGCACCTCGAGTGGGAGCGCAACCTCGCCCCGGCAACGCTCCGCGCCTACCGGCGGGAAACCGCGAGGCTGATCGACTTCGCCTGCCGCGAGCTCGACGCCAGAGACCCGGCTTCGCTTGCCCCGGCCGCCGTGCGCTCCTACCTCGCGCACCTTCACCAGCAGCGACTGTCGGCGCGCTCGATCGAGCGGTCGCTCGCCTGCCTGCGGACCTACTTCCGCTTCCTGGCCAGCGAGCGGGTGATCCCGGCAAGCCCGGCGGAGTCGGTCCCCCACGTGCGAGCTCCCCGGGGTGCACCCGAGGTGGTCGACCGCTACGCCATCGAGGAGCTCCTCGACAGCCAGCCCGAGACCCCGGTGGGCGAGCGTGACCGGGCGGTGCTCGAGCTGCTGTACGGCGCCGGGCTGCGGGTCGGCGAGCTGGTCGCCATCGACCTCGCCGACCTCCAGATCGGCCAGCGCATGCTGCGGGTGCGCGGCAAGGGCCGTCGCGAGCGGCTGGTGCCGTTCGGCCGCAAGGCCGCCGAGGCGGTCACCCGCTACCTGCCGCATCGGGCGCGCTGGCGGCGCTCCTGCCGGGACGGCGGCGACGAGCCGCTGCTGGTCAACCAGCGCGGCGGCCGGCTCAGCGACCGCTCGGTCCGCCGGATCCTCGACGCGGCGGTCCAGCGCACCGCCCAGCTCCACCACCTGCACCCCCACGCGCTGCGCCACGCCTTCGCGACCCACCTCCTGGAGGCAGGCATGGACCTGCGGGCGATCCAGGAGCTGCTCGGGCACGGCTCGCTGTCCACCACCCAGATCTACACCAACGTTGACCTCGCCCACCTGATGAGCGTCTACCGCAAGGCCCACCCGCGGGCGAGCGGCGACGCGGCCACGGGTCGGGAAGCAGAGAACGGGAAGGACTGA
- a CDS encoding DUF4390 domain-containing protein, translating to MRPALLAMLLAAAAAAAAPLVVQTELSSDTLTVAFRLDEPLPASLEDALPSGATVEVRYQVRVRSARKLWWDKKMWKGEAVATAVFDPIIGRYECELVLDGVIVTSHEVETTDAARSWLSDPGPVRFALPEGLEPRSMEVRVRAVFSSSTKWLFFPDTEGTDWVGAPIAVPASEVAQDGPGGAAG from the coding sequence ATGAGGCCTGCGCTGCTGGCCATGCTGCTCGCCGCCGCTGCGGCGGCTGCGGCGCCGCTCGTCGTCCAGACCGAGCTCTCGAGCGACACCCTGACGGTCGCGTTCCGCCTCGACGAGCCCCTGCCGGCGTCCCTGGAGGATGCGCTGCCCTCGGGCGCGACCGTCGAGGTGCGCTACCAGGTGCGTGTCCGTTCCGCCCGCAAGCTGTGGTGGGACAAGAAGATGTGGAAGGGCGAGGCGGTCGCCACCGCGGTCTTCGATCCGATCATCGGGCGCTACGAGTGCGAGCTGGTGCTCGACGGCGTGATCGTCACCAGTCACGAGGTGGAGACGACCGACGCCGCCCGGTCGTGGCTCTCCGACCCCGGCCCGGTGCGCTTCGCGCTGCCCGAGGGCCTGGAGCCGCGCTCGATGGAGGTCCGGGTCCGGGCGGTCTTCTCCTCCTCCACCAAGTGGCTGTTCTTCCCCGACACCGAGGGCACCGACTGGGTTGGTGCGCCGATCGCGGTCCCGGCTTCGGAGGTCGCGCAGGACGGGCCCGGCGGCGCCGCGGGCTGA
- the smpB gene encoding SsrA-binding protein SmpB: MTRALATNRKARHEYHILERETAGLELLGTEVKAARDGRVNLTEAHVTFAGGQAWLVGCHIGAYSSSGYASHDPLRRRRLLLHKRQIEKLAGKVREKGLTVVPLQMFVDGNWIRLEIALVRGKLQHDKREALRRRTMDREAEQEAHRRS; encoded by the coding sequence ATGACCCGCGCCCTCGCCACCAACCGCAAGGCCCGCCACGAGTACCACATCCTGGAGCGGGAGACGGCCGGCCTCGAGCTGCTCGGCACCGAGGTCAAGGCGGCGCGCGACGGCAGGGTCAACCTGACCGAGGCGCACGTCACGTTTGCCGGCGGTCAGGCTTGGCTGGTGGGCTGTCACATCGGCGCCTACTCGAGCTCCGGCTACGCATCGCACGATCCGCTGCGCCGGCGGCGGCTCCTGCTGCACAAGCGGCAGATCGAAAAGCTCGCGGGCAAGGTCCGCGAGAAGGGTCTGACGGTGGTGCCGTTGCAGATGTTCGTCGACGGCAACTGGATCCGGCTCGAAATCGCGCTGGTGCGGGGGAAGCTCCAGCACGACAAGCGCGAGGCCCTGCGCCGGCGCACGATGGACCGCGAGGCCGAGCAGGAGGCACACCGCCGCTCCTGA
- a CDS encoding ATP-binding protein, whose protein sequence is MSNLVEAWHQHRRQNRSLAIGFVALLLLAAGAFYLLQRTQAASPEELTNRLLLFVLWYLDISLILVLTFILVRNLTRLIAERRRGVLGSRFRTKLVSTYVALTFVPVIFIFLIATNILQRSIDQWFSSPVEETLRSGAAVTVQVRELIEQRLQRQAGVAARLLAHDTSPHRLPELRDTMGVDLIALFEGPQLLQAVADPRTIPTTPPTLRWEELPPSGVRANRWRGGLLVRGWAPVDGSGAVVVVGDMLPRELLLDLESTTAAHATFQEMKLQRGTVTSTTVLVFLAVTLLLLFATVWVGLFLSRRFTEPLLAVAAATRRVAEGNRLEEVASPASDEVAVLVDSFNAMVRRVRATEAEIRASNQELATLLATVPTGVLTVSSDGTSFRANPAAARLLGEPGWAAAWRPLEELDRHGCAPLHDRLRPGQPTDLRTELDLEIGGSQRHLEVALKPLPGGGSVVTLDDLTVLLQAQRQAAWSAVAQRIAHEIKNPLTPIRLAAERMQRWAGRLDGEVRSIVDSSCEAIIAQVTGLKEMVDAFRLYAQMPRVEPRPSSVSRIVREVGSLYDGMREGLDVRIETPPAEIRAMVDPAALRQALVNLLDNAAEAVRTTGVITISLATDRDDLVLEVADTGVGLPTEDTETLVQPFYSTKGQSSGMGLAMVHRVVTEHGGTLELANRAPTGALARITLPGAVIGPADPAQTTDPSV, encoded by the coding sequence ATGTCCAATCTGGTCGAGGCCTGGCACCAGCACCGCCGTCAGAACCGCTCGCTGGCCATCGGCTTCGTGGCCCTGCTGCTGCTCGCCGCAGGGGCCTTCTACCTGCTCCAGCGCACCCAGGCGGCGTCCCCCGAGGAGCTGACCAACCGGCTGCTGCTGTTCGTCCTCTGGTACCTCGACATCTCGCTGATCCTGGTCCTCACCTTCATCCTGGTCCGCAATCTGACCCGGCTGATCGCCGAGCGGCGGCGCGGCGTCCTCGGCAGCCGGTTCCGCACCAAGCTGGTGTCGACCTACGTCGCGCTGACCTTCGTGCCGGTGATCTTCATCTTCCTGATCGCCACCAACATCCTCCAGCGCTCGATCGACCAGTGGTTCTCGTCGCCGGTCGAGGAGACGCTGCGCAGCGGCGCGGCGGTCACCGTCCAGGTCCGCGAGCTGATCGAGCAGCGCCTGCAGCGCCAGGCCGGAGTCGCGGCGCGCCTGCTCGCCCACGACACCAGCCCCCACCGGCTGCCGGAGCTGCGCGACACGATGGGGGTCGACCTGATCGCGCTCTTCGAGGGGCCGCAGCTGCTCCAGGCGGTGGCCGATCCTCGCACCATCCCGACCACGCCGCCGACCCTGCGGTGGGAGGAGCTGCCTCCCTCGGGGGTCCGCGCCAACCGCTGGCGGGGCGGACTGCTGGTGCGTGGCTGGGCTCCGGTCGACGGCTCCGGCGCGGTGGTCGTGGTCGGCGACATGCTGCCGCGGGAGCTCCTGCTCGATCTCGAGAGCACCACCGCCGCCCACGCGACCTTCCAGGAGATGAAGCTGCAGCGCGGGACCGTCACCTCGACCACGGTGCTGGTGTTCCTCGCGGTGACCCTGCTGCTGCTGTTCGCCACGGTCTGGGTCGGGCTGTTCCTGTCGAGGCGGTTCACCGAGCCGCTGCTGGCGGTGGCGGCCGCCACCCGGCGGGTCGCCGAGGGCAACCGGCTCGAGGAGGTGGCGAGCCCGGCCAGCGACGAGGTCGCGGTGCTGGTGGACTCGTTCAACGCCATGGTCCGCAGGGTGCGCGCCACCGAGGCGGAGATCCGGGCCTCCAACCAGGAGCTCGCCACCCTGCTCGCGACGGTCCCCACCGGCGTGCTCACCGTCAGCTCGGACGGCACCAGCTTCCGCGCCAACCCGGCCGCGGCCCGGCTGCTCGGCGAGCCAGGCTGGGCGGCGGCGTGGCGGCCGCTCGAGGAGCTCGATCGGCACGGCTGCGCGCCCCTCCACGACCGGCTGCGGCCCGGCCAGCCGACCGATCTCCGCACCGAGCTCGACCTCGAGATCGGCGGCTCGCAGCGTCACCTGGAGGTCGCGCTCAAGCCGCTCCCCGGCGGCGGCTCGGTGGTCACTCTCGACGATCTCACGGTGCTTCTCCAGGCCCAGCGCCAGGCCGCGTGGAGCGCCGTCGCCCAGCGCATCGCCCACGAGATCAAGAACCCGCTGACCCCGATCCGCCTCGCCGCGGAGCGGATGCAGCGCTGGGCGGGCCGCCTGGATGGGGAGGTGCGGTCGATCGTCGACTCCTCGTGCGAGGCGATCATCGCCCAGGTGACGGGGCTCAAGGAGATGGTCGACGCGTTCCGGCTCTACGCGCAGATGCCGCGCGTCGAGCCGCGCCCGAGCTCGGTCAGCCGAATCGTCCGCGAGGTGGGATCGCTGTACGACGGGATGCGGGAGGGGCTCGACGTTCGGATCGAAACGCCGCCCGCCGAGATCCGCGCCATGGTCGATCCGGCCGCCCTCCGCCAGGCGCTCGTGAACCTGCTCGACAACGCGGCCGAAGCCGTGAGGACGACGGGCGTGATCACGATCTCGCTCGCGACCGACCGCGACGACCTCGTTCTCGAGGTGGCCGACACCGGCGTCGGGCTGCCCACCGAGGACACCGAGACCCTGGTCCAGCCCTTCTACTCCACCAAGGGGCAGAGCTCGGGCATGGGCCTGGCGATGGTGCACCGGGTCGTGACCGAGCACGGCGGCACCCTCGAGCTGGCCAACCGGGCGCCCACCGGGGCGCTGGCGCGGATCACCCTGCCGGGCGCGGTCATCGGCCCCGCCGACCCGGCTCAGACGACCGATCCCTCCGTCTGA
- the dprA gene encoding DNA-processing protein DprA: MVSHDTADARWARLALLLAGCGARFRRLLAADPCAGDPLEALRRAGAPGAVLGAASRLLREAVPVLLEGLDRIGWRWLAPADDEFPERLRATADPPLGLFVRGRLVSGPAVAVVGSRAATPYGRQVARLLGEQLARAGVAVVSGMARGVDACAHEGAVAAGGPTWAVWGSGPDRVYPPEHGRLAEAIAASGALLSEYPPGTPPLRHHFPERNRLIAGIADATVVVEAAAGSGALGTARAAVEEGREVFAVPGGIFSELSVGPNALLRLGARPLLNVGDVLDVVAPGIRRDPGAGAHHDDGGRLLESLPAAAARTVDELAAQAGVAVPVVLGELLRLELEGTVERLPDGRFARRSGNEAT; encoded by the coding sequence ATGGTGAGCCACGACACCGCTGACGCGCGATGGGCGAGGCTCGCGCTGCTGCTGGCCGGCTGCGGCGCGCGCTTCCGGCGCCTGCTGGCGGCCGATCCGTGCGCGGGAGATCCGCTCGAGGCCCTGCGCCGCGCCGGCGCTCCGGGGGCGGTGCTGGGCGCCGCGTCCCGGCTGCTCCGGGAGGCGGTCCCGGTCCTGCTCGAGGGCCTGGACCGGATCGGCTGGAGGTGGCTGGCGCCGGCGGACGACGAGTTCCCGGAGCGGCTGCGCGCCACCGCCGACCCCCCGCTGGGGCTGTTCGTGCGGGGCCGCCTGGTGAGCGGCCCGGCGGTCGCGGTGGTCGGATCGCGGGCCGCGACGCCCTACGGCCGGCAGGTGGCGCGCCTGCTCGGCGAGCAGCTCGCCCGCGCCGGGGTGGCAGTGGTGTCAGGCATGGCGCGCGGCGTGGACGCCTGCGCGCACGAGGGTGCGGTCGCCGCGGGCGGGCCGACGTGGGCGGTCTGGGGGAGCGGGCCGGACCGCGTCTACCCTCCCGAGCACGGCCGTCTCGCCGAGGCGATCGCCGCGTCCGGCGCCCTGCTCAGCGAGTACCCTCCGGGGACGCCGCCGCTGCGCCACCACTTCCCGGAGCGCAACCGTCTGATCGCCGGGATCGCCGACGCCACCGTGGTGGTCGAGGCGGCGGCCGGCTCGGGCGCCCTCGGCACGGCACGGGCGGCGGTCGAGGAGGGGCGCGAGGTCTTCGCGGTCCCGGGAGGGATCTTCTCCGAGCTGTCGGTCGGCCCCAACGCCCTGCTGCGCCTCGGCGCGCGGCCGCTGCTCAACGTCGGCGACGTGCTCGACGTGGTGGCGCCCGGGATCCGGCGCGACCCGGGGGCCGGGGCGCACCACGATGACGGCGGCCGGCTGCTCGAAAGCCTCCCGGCCGCGGCCGCGCGCACCGTCGACGAGCTCGCGGCGCAGGCCGGCGTCGCGGTGCCGGTGGTGCTCGGCGAGCTGCTGCGCCTCGAGCTCGAGGGGACAGTCGAACGGCTGCCGGACGGGCGCTTCGCCCGGCGCTCAGGGAATGAGGCGACCTGA
- a CDS encoding HD domain-containing protein has translation MIEPLPGWTPHCERMLKEVLYRFLEEVHCTRAGLYLRTQGGDLQLAVRYGFGRAEVPPARLAAADPLAVAAAGLTGLPLVVNRVEEVPALEERLRSSGIQRMMLVPLVERGWLVGLVDAREKGGQRPFDEPDRQRASAIAAALLELARELGLARSPDAGPVAGGEPEGAAPIPAAPPRAAADLLDEPALADLVEAAADAVGRDRCWAVAVTVAEDGAASTLVLGAVDAADGDAGAIKAHQARVLLGHGGAAPRRGAWTVGWRRVVAGGEPLRPSLIVSEVALEDAAWKLALSVVGAEGSVDPAQVMDRLGREVAGLRRASSLRSTRRRLARRLLEPGEARYPDLISHSLAVSRLSFRMAHAAGSGHERVEQAALAGLLHDVGMRELDYEQLYRLEHPGPEQRRVYRRHAVIGERIVRGVGLDEVAAAIRHHHERWDGSGYPDRIAGGEIPSLARLVHVAEVFDVLTSSSSYLAPISEEQALATLRSGGGSQFDPEMVELLARVLT, from the coding sequence ATGATCGAGCCCTTGCCGGGCTGGACGCCGCACTGCGAGCGGATGCTGAAGGAGGTGCTGTACCGCTTCCTCGAGGAGGTTCACTGCACCCGCGCCGGCCTCTACCTGCGCACCCAGGGCGGCGACCTCCAGCTCGCGGTGCGCTACGGCTTTGGCCGCGCGGAGGTGCCCCCGGCCCGGCTCGCCGCCGCCGACCCGCTGGCGGTCGCCGCCGCCGGCCTGACCGGCCTGCCTCTCGTCGTCAACCGTGTCGAGGAGGTGCCGGCGCTCGAGGAGCGGCTACGCTCGTCCGGGATCCAGCGGATGATGCTGGTGCCCCTCGTCGAGCGCGGGTGGCTGGTCGGGCTGGTGGACGCCCGGGAGAAGGGCGGGCAGCGGCCGTTCGACGAGCCCGACCGGCAACGCGCGTCGGCGATCGCGGCGGCGCTGCTCGAGCTCGCCCGGGAGCTCGGCCTCGCGCGCTCGCCCGACGCCGGACCGGTCGCCGGCGGCGAGCCCGAGGGCGCGGCCCCGATCCCCGCCGCCCCGCCCCGGGCTGCGGCGGACCTGCTCGACGAGCCGGCCCTGGCCGACCTGGTCGAGGCGGCGGCCGACGCGGTGGGACGTGACCGCTGCTGGGCGGTCGCGGTCACCGTTGCCGAGGACGGCGCCGCTTCGACCCTGGTGCTCGGCGCCGTCGACGCCGCCGACGGCGACGCCGGCGCGATCAAGGCCCACCAGGCCAGGGTCCTGCTCGGCCACGGCGGGGCCGCGCCACGCCGTGGCGCCTGGACGGTCGGCTGGCGGCGGGTGGTCGCCGGCGGCGAGCCGCTGCGGCCCTCGCTGATCGTCTCCGAGGTCGCGCTCGAGGACGCCGCCTGGAAGCTGGCGCTGTCGGTCGTCGGCGCGGAGGGCTCTGTCGACCCGGCGCAGGTGATGGACCGGCTCGGCCGCGAGGTGGCGGGGCTGCGGCGGGCATCGTCACTGCGCTCCACGCGTCGCCGGCTCGCGCGCCGGCTGCTCGAGCCCGGCGAGGCCCGCTACCCGGACCTGATCTCCCACTCGCTCGCGGTGTCTCGCCTGTCCTTCAGGATGGCCCACGCCGCCGGGAGCGGGCACGAGCGCGTCGAGCAGGCCGCGCTCGCCGGCCTGCTCCACGACGTCGGCATGCGCGAGCTGGACTATGAGCAGCTGTACCGGCTCGAGCACCCCGGGCCCGAGCAGCGCCGCGTCTACCGCAGGCACGCGGTGATCGGCGAGCGGATCGTGCGCGGGGTCGGGCTGGACGAGGTGGCGGCCGCGATCCGCCACCACCACGAGCGGTGGGACGGCAGCGGCTACCCCGATCGGATCGCCGGCGGGGAGATCCCGAGCCTCGCCCGCCTGGTGCACGTGGCCGAGGTCTTCGACGTGCTGACTTCGTCCTCCAGCTACCTGGCCCCGATCTCCGAGGAGCAGGCGCTCGCCACCCTGAGGTCGGGTGGAGGCTCCCAGTTCGATCCCGAAATGGTCGAGCTGCTGGCGCGCGTGCTGACATGA